The Flavobacterium sp. HJ-32-4 genome contains a region encoding:
- the ettA gene encoding energy-dependent translational throttle protein EttA — protein sequence MSDDKKVIFSMARVGKTYQGANKPVLKDIYLSFFYGAKIGILGLNGSGKSTLLKIIAGVDKNYQGDVVFAPGYTVGYLEQEPLLDENKTVIEIVREGAAESVALLEEFNALNDQFMLPEVYENEEKMQKLMDRQAELQDKIDAAGAWDLDNKLEIAMDALRTPDADMPIKVLSGGEKRRVALCRLLLQQPDVLLLDEPTNHLDAESVLWLEQHLAQYAGTVIAVTHDRYFLDNVAGWILELDRGEGIPWKGNYSSWLDQKAKRLEQEEKVASKRRKTLERELEWVRQGAKGRQTKQKARLQNYDRLLNEDQKELEEKLEIYIPNGPRLGTNVIEAQGVAKGFGDKLLYDNLNFTLPQAGIVGIIGPNGAGKTTIFRMIMGEEQPDAGTFTIGDTVKIAYVDQSHSNIDLEKTIWENFSDGQELIMMGGRQVNSRAYLSRFNFSGSDQNKKVATLSGGERNRLHLAMTLKEEGNVLLLDEPTNDLDINTLRALEEGLENFAGCAVIISHDRWFLDRICTHILAFEGDSNVYFFEGSFSDYEENKRKRLGADLTPKRIKYRKLVRN from the coding sequence ATGTCAGACGATAAGAAAGTCATTTTCTCGATGGCGCGGGTAGGCAAGACCTACCAGGGCGCCAATAAACCGGTTCTCAAAGATATTTACCTAAGTTTCTTTTACGGCGCCAAGATCGGTATCCTCGGTTTGAACGGATCGGGTAAATCGACACTGCTGAAGATCATTGCCGGCGTAGATAAGAATTACCAGGGCGATGTGGTGTTCGCGCCGGGCTATACCGTAGGTTACCTCGAACAGGAGCCGCTACTCGACGAAAACAAGACCGTCATTGAGATCGTGCGCGAAGGGGCGGCCGAATCGGTGGCGCTGCTCGAAGAATTCAACGCACTCAACGACCAGTTCATGTTGCCGGAGGTGTATGAGAACGAAGAGAAAATGCAGAAGCTCATGGACCGTCAGGCGGAGTTGCAGGACAAGATCGACGCGGCTGGTGCCTGGGACCTCGACAATAAGCTGGAAATCGCTATGGACGCGCTTCGCACACCGGATGCCGATATGCCCATCAAGGTATTATCGGGAGGAGAGAAGCGCCGCGTAGCCTTATGCCGACTGCTCTTGCAACAACCGGATGTGTTATTGCTTGACGAGCCCACCAACCACCTCGATGCGGAAAGCGTCCTGTGGCTCGAACAACACCTTGCCCAATACGCCGGAACCGTCATCGCCGTTACCCACGACCGGTATTTCCTTGACAATGTGGCCGGTTGGATACTCGAACTTGACCGCGGCGAAGGCATTCCGTGGAAAGGGAATTACTCATCCTGGCTCGACCAGAAAGCAAAACGACTCGAACAGGAAGAGAAAGTCGCCTCCAAACGCCGCAAGACCCTCGAACGCGAGCTGGAATGGGTACGTCAGGGTGCCAAGGGACGCCAAACCAAGCAAAAGGCGCGTCTCCAGAACTACGATCGCCTGTTGAACGAAGACCAGAAAGAACTAGAAGAAAAACTCGAAATCTATATCCCGAACGGACCCCGTCTCGGAACCAATGTCATCGAAGCACAGGGCGTTGCCAAGGGATTTGGCGACAAGTTGCTGTATGACAACCTGAACTTCACCCTGCCACAAGCGGGTATCGTGGGAATCATCGGTCCGAACGGCGCCGGTAAAACCACCATCTTCCGCATGATCATGGGGGAAGAGCAACCGGATGCCGGAACGTTCACCATCGGTGATACCGTCAAGATCGCGTATGTCGACCAGTCGCATTCCAATATCGATCTGGAGAAAACCATTTGGGAAAATTTCAGCGACGGACAGGAACTTATTATGATGGGCGGACGCCAGGTCAACTCACGTGCCTACCTGAGTCGTTTCAATTTCAGTGGCAGCGACCAGAATAAGAAAGTGGCAACGCTTTCCGGTGGGGAACGCAACCGCCTGCATTTGGCCATGACCCTGAAGGAAGAAGGTAACGTATTGCTTTTGGACGAACCCACCAACGACCTGGATATCAATACACTGAGGGCATTGGAAGAAGGTCTTGAGAATTTCGCCGGATGCGCTGTGATCATCTCCCACGACCGTTGGTTCCTCGATCGTATCTGTACCCATATCCTCGCATTCGAAGGCGACTCGAACGTCTACTTCTTCGAAGGCAGCTTCTCAGATTATGAAGAGAACAAGAGGAAGCGTTTGGGCGCCGACCTTACACCGAAACGAATCAAATACCGAAAACTCGTTCGCAACTAA
- a CDS encoding ATP-binding protein, whose translation MRKCCLVLLLLLSLSVPAQDTDRKERADIERLINKSGTYFREAQYDKALDASKQALVRSFKLDDDYLIAHSYNAIGVVYDEFSESDYAIEFYNKALQHANKIENDSLKDWLYSNLGSVYYFSHKDVRKGIEYYKKSLVFARKINDSSQISYTQMNIASAYFSIEEYESGRRFLEQARSYVQQKGEQEARMTLSMLDAMYNSHVGHSTEAEHQFAKALVIAKREKMSAFEANIYENLVNHHQKLGQVAKANLYQSKLDSLKKALYPEDERANLDETAREIELDAYRIQLAKIEADNDLQHRKIRETRLLTLLFGVVLLFVIVYTFTLYKNNKNRTRLNAELTAANQKLRKAKEAAEEVSQLKTQFVSNISHELRTPLYGVIGLTDMFLEKHKELLDDEEVNSLKFSARYLLALVNDVLQLNKMEDRRIALADAPFSVRRQMETITNSLQFIADRNGNRLESVIDPSIPPLLIGDELRLSQILINLISNALKFTTNGNVKVAADRLQGDDSTCTVRFTVSDNGVGIAEKDQYRIFERFVQVDRKGSDYQGTGLGLAIVKRLLELFGSDIDLHSEEGIGTTIRFDITFKVAATNETQTPDGLRADVGSLRVLVVEDNKINQIVTQNILQRNGHQCELIDNGREAIEKVGEAKYDVILMDINMPDLDGYETAMAIRAKGIQTPILALTAFDRNEVTDKAQAAGIDAVIVKPFEPSDFLTQIAAMATKKPVN comes from the coding sequence TTGAGAAAGTGCTGTCTCGTATTGCTGTTGCTTCTGAGTCTTTCCGTTCCCGCTCAGGATACGGACAGGAAGGAACGGGCTGATATTGAACGGCTCATTAATAAAAGCGGGACCTATTTTCGTGAGGCACAGTACGATAAAGCGCTGGATGCCTCCAAACAGGCGCTGGTACGGTCTTTCAAACTCGACGACGACTACCTGATTGCACATTCCTATAACGCAATCGGCGTCGTTTACGATGAGTTTTCGGAGTCGGACTATGCCATCGAGTTCTACAACAAAGCCCTACAGCACGCGAATAAGATCGAAAACGATTCGCTGAAAGACTGGCTCTACAGTAATCTCGGCAGTGTCTACTATTTTAGCCATAAAGATGTGCGGAAAGGTATCGAGTACTACAAAAAATCGTTAGTATTCGCAAGGAAAATTAACGACAGTTCGCAGATATCCTACACCCAGATGAACATTGCGAGCGCCTACTTTTCAATTGAAGAGTATGAGTCGGGACGACGTTTTTTAGAGCAGGCGCGTTCCTACGTTCAACAGAAAGGCGAGCAGGAGGCCAGGATGACCTTGTCAATGCTCGACGCGATGTACAACAGCCACGTCGGCCACAGTACCGAGGCAGAGCACCAGTTTGCCAAAGCGTTGGTTATTGCCAAACGCGAGAAAATGTCGGCTTTTGAGGCCAATATTTACGAGAACCTGGTAAACCATCACCAAAAACTGGGGCAAGTGGCGAAAGCCAATCTCTACCAATCGAAACTCGATTCCCTCAAAAAGGCCCTGTATCCGGAAGACGAGCGCGCCAACCTTGACGAAACGGCGCGTGAGATTGAGTTGGACGCCTACCGTATCCAATTAGCCAAAATAGAAGCCGACAATGACCTGCAACATCGAAAGATACGTGAGACGCGGCTCCTGACGTTGTTGTTTGGTGTGGTACTGCTTTTTGTCATCGTCTACACCTTCACGCTATACAAAAACAACAAGAACCGAACCCGACTCAATGCCGAACTCACCGCGGCCAACCAGAAATTGCGAAAAGCCAAAGAAGCCGCAGAGGAAGTATCCCAACTCAAAACACAGTTCGTGTCGAACATCAGCCATGAATTGCGGACGCCACTTTACGGCGTTATTGGCCTGACCGACATGTTCCTCGAGAAGCACAAAGAATTGCTCGACGACGAAGAGGTCAATTCCCTCAAATTCTCCGCCCGTTACTTACTGGCTTTGGTAAACGACGTCCTGCAATTGAACAAGATGGAAGACCGCCGGATCGCGCTCGCCGATGCGCCGTTTTCGGTTCGTCGACAGATGGAAACCATCACCAATTCTTTGCAGTTCATCGCCGATCGAAACGGTAACCGGTTGGAGAGTGTGATTGATCCTTCCATTCCTCCCCTGTTGATAGGGGATGAATTGCGTTTATCGCAGATACTCATCAATTTGATATCGAACGCCCTTAAGTTTACCACCAATGGTAACGTAAAGGTGGCAGCAGACCGTTTGCAGGGGGACGACAGCACCTGCACCGTTCGGTTTACCGTATCCGATAACGGGGTAGGCATCGCCGAAAAAGACCAATATCGGATCTTTGAACGATTTGTGCAGGTCGACCGAAAAGGAAGTGATTATCAAGGCACCGGACTCGGTTTGGCCATCGTCAAACGGCTCCTGGAACTATTTGGCAGCGATATTGACCTTCACAGCGAGGAAGGAATAGGCACTACGATTCGTTTCGACATCACGTTCAAGGTTGCCGCAACTAACGAGACGCAAACGCCAGACGGCCTGAGGGCTGATGTAGGCTCACTCCGGGTGTTGGTAGTGGAAGACAATAAGATCAATCAAATCGTGACGCAGAACATCCTGCAACGAAACGGACATCAATGCGAGTTGATCGACAACGGACGTGAAGCCATTGAGAAAGTCGGAGAGGCCAAATATGATGTGATTTTAATGGATATCAATATGCCCGATCTTGACGGGTACGAAACCGCGATGGCGATACGCGCTAAAGGCATTCAGACACCAATCCTGGCACTGACTGCCTTTGACCGCAATGAAGTAACGGATAAAGCACAAGCTGCCGGAATCGATGCCGTAATCGTGAAACCTTTCGAGCCGTCCGATTTCCTCACACAGATCGCAGCCATGGCCACAAAAAAACCTGTCAACTGA
- a CDS encoding superoxide dismutase family protein, translating to MKKVLFITVVAIAIIVACKSTTSSTPSNSVTIKLEPKSGSNTTGTATFTEKGGKVTMEAKLSGLKPGVHAIHIHEKADCSAADGSSAGGHWNPTFKKHGKWGDAEYHRGDIGNFTADVDGNATVIFTTDEWCIDCADKTKDILGKGLIVHANPDDYTSQPAGNAGARVACSGIIK from the coding sequence ATGAAGAAAGTACTTTTCATAACGGTTGTTGCCATCGCCATCATCGTGGCATGTAAATCGACCACTTCCTCCACCCCTTCTAACTCCGTCACTATTAAGCTTGAGCCCAAAAGCGGAAGTAACACAACTGGTACGGCTACTTTTACCGAAAAAGGAGGCAAAGTGACGATGGAGGCGAAACTGTCAGGATTGAAACCAGGTGTCCACGCCATACATATCCATGAGAAAGCGGATTGTTCGGCTGCTGATGGCAGTTCGGCCGGCGGACACTGGAACCCGACGTTCAAAAAACACGGGAAATGGGGTGATGCCGAGTATCACCGTGGCGATATCGGAAACTTCACCGCGGATGTCGACGGAAACGCCACCGTGATCTTCACGACTGATGAGTGGTGCATCGACTGCGCCGACAAAACAAAAGATATCCTGGGTAAGGGATTGATCGTACACGCCAATCCGGATGATTACACCTCACAACCGGCGGGCAACGCGGGGGCAAGGGTGGCCTGCTCCGGAATCATCAAATAA
- a CDS encoding META domain-containing protein produces MKQLIGLFFLVSLMTSCKGVKGGSAQNTAHGVSLLEGNWELEYIASASSLEALYSKQVPEMRIEVGKNTISGQDGCNRYSGTFQSEGNQFQVDTWSMISTKMFCEGGGGQAFTGSLGRVDSYVVTDGKLELKAGAEVVLRFHRK; encoded by the coding sequence ATGAAACAGCTCATAGGTCTTTTTTTTCTGGTGTCGCTGATGACCTCGTGTAAAGGTGTCAAAGGAGGCAGCGCCCAGAACACGGCGCATGGCGTATCGCTACTTGAGGGCAATTGGGAACTCGAATATATCGCGTCAGCCTCGTCGTTGGAGGCGTTGTATTCCAAACAAGTACCGGAAATGCGAATAGAAGTAGGGAAGAACACCATCTCCGGACAGGATGGCTGCAACCGGTATTCCGGAACGTTCCAGTCTGAGGGGAATCAGTTTCAGGTAGACACTTGGTCGATGATAAGCACGAAGATGTTCTGCGAAGGAGGTGGGGGACAAGCCTTCACGGGATCCCTGGGACGCGTGGATTCGTATGTGGTGACCGACGGTAAGTTGGAGTTGAAAGCCGGTGCAGAAGTCGTCCTTCGTTTTCACCGAAAATAG
- a CDS encoding acyl-CoA dehydrogenase family protein, with amino-acid sequence MESVEKDVTRGGQFLVKETPCEAVFTPEDFSEEQIMMRDSVREFSDKELWAQKDRFEKKDYGYTEATMRKAGEMGFLGVSVPEAYGGLGMGFVDTVLVCDYISGSTGSFSTAFGAHTGIGTMPILLYGTEEQKQKYIPKLASGEWFGAYCLTEPGAGSDANSGKTKAVLSADGTHYLITGQKMWISNAGFCSLFIVFARIGDDKNITGFIVENDPSNGITMGEEEHKLGIRASSTRQVFFNETKVPVENMLSERGNGFKIAMNALNVGRIKLAAACLDAQRRVTTGSVQYANERIQFNTPIAQFGAIRSKLAEMATACYAGESAVYRASKDIENRIQAREAAGSSHQEAELKGVEEYAIECSILKVAVSEDMQHCADEGIQIFGGMGFSEDTPMESAWRDARIARIYEGTNEINRMLSVGMLIKKAMKGHVDLLNPAMKVAEELMGIPDFNIPDYTELFAEEKEMLVKLKKAFLMVAGSAVQKFGPDLDSHQELLMAAADMLIEIYMAESTLLRTEKLAKKNGAENVKEQIAMAQLYLYQAVDTISAKGKEGIVSFAEGDEQRMMLMGLRRFTKYTNMPNVGALRETIASKVIAANSYCF; translated from the coding sequence ATGGAATCCGTAGAAAAAGACGTAACAAGAGGAGGCCAATTTCTCGTAAAGGAGACACCCTGCGAGGCGGTATTCACACCTGAAGATTTCTCAGAAGAGCAAATCATGATGCGGGATTCTGTTCGGGAATTCTCGGACAAGGAACTTTGGGCGCAGAAAGACCGCTTCGAGAAAAAAGACTACGGCTACACCGAGGCGACCATGCGCAAAGCCGGCGAAATGGGCTTCCTGGGCGTGTCGGTGCCGGAAGCGTACGGTGGTCTTGGTATGGGCTTTGTCGATACGGTATTGGTATGCGACTACATCTCCGGATCGACCGGATCGTTTTCTACAGCATTTGGTGCCCATACCGGTATCGGTACGATGCCGATTCTGTTGTACGGAACCGAAGAACAGAAACAAAAATACATCCCGAAACTGGCATCCGGCGAATGGTTCGGTGCCTATTGCCTCACGGAACCGGGAGCCGGGTCGGATGCGAATTCGGGTAAAACCAAGGCGGTATTGTCGGCCGACGGTACGCACTACCTCATCACAGGCCAGAAGATGTGGATATCCAATGCCGGGTTCTGCAGCCTTTTCATTGTATTTGCACGCATTGGAGACGATAAGAACATCACTGGATTTATCGTAGAGAACGACCCTTCGAACGGCATCACCATGGGCGAGGAAGAACACAAACTGGGCATTCGGGCTTCTTCGACACGGCAGGTGTTTTTCAACGAAACAAAAGTGCCGGTTGAAAATATGCTGTCCGAGCGCGGAAACGGATTCAAAATCGCGATGAACGCCCTGAACGTGGGCCGTATCAAACTCGCGGCTGCCTGCCTTGATGCGCAGCGTCGCGTGACCACGGGTTCGGTGCAGTACGCCAACGAGCGCATCCAGTTCAATACACCTATTGCGCAATTTGGTGCGATTCGTTCGAAACTGGCGGAAATGGCCACGGCCTGCTATGCCGGCGAAAGTGCGGTGTATCGTGCCTCGAAAGACATTGAAAACCGGATACAGGCCCGTGAAGCAGCGGGTTCTTCGCATCAGGAAGCGGAACTGAAGGGTGTGGAGGAATACGCGATCGAGTGTTCCATCCTGAAGGTCGCAGTGTCGGAAGACATGCAGCATTGTGCCGATGAAGGTATCCAGATTTTCGGAGGGATGGGCTTTTCGGAAGACACGCCGATGGAAAGCGCCTGGCGTGATGCCCGTATCGCCCGTATTTACGAGGGAACGAATGAAATCAACCGGATGTTGTCGGTAGGCATGCTCATCAAGAAAGCCATGAAAGGGCACGTTGACCTGCTCAACCCGGCGATGAAAGTCGCGGAGGAATTGATGGGTATCCCGGACTTCAACATCCCGGATTATACCGAATTATTCGCGGAAGAGAAGGAAATGCTGGTGAAACTGAAAAAAGCCTTCCTGATGGTAGCAGGTTCAGCGGTGCAGAAATTTGGCCCCGACCTCGACTCACACCAGGAGCTTCTCATGGCGGCCGCGGATATGCTGATTGAGATCTATATGGCTGAATCGACACTATTGCGGACGGAAAAACTGGCCAAAAAGAACGGCGCCGAGAATGTGAAAGAGCAAATCGCGATGGCACAACTTTATCTGTACCAGGCAGTCGATACGATTTCTGCCAAAGGAAAAGAAGGCATTGTGTCGTTTGCAGAAGGAGACGAACAGCGCATGATGCTAATGGGACTGCGTCGTTTTACCAAATATACTAATATGCCGAATGTAGGTGCCTTGCGCGAAACAATCGCTTCGAAGGTCATTGCGGCAAATTCGTATTGCTTTTAA
- a CDS encoding acetyl-CoA C-acyltransferase, translating to MKTAYIVKAYRTAVGKAPRGLFRFKRPDELAAETIQYMMETVPQLDKRRIDDVMVGNAMPEAEQGLNVARLISLMGLKVDDVPGVTVNRYCASGLETIAMATAKIQSGMAECIIAGGAESMSYIPMGGYKPTPDYQVAKDGHEDYYWGMGLTAEAVAKQYQVSRDDQDAFAFQSHQKALKAQAEGRFNAQIVPITVEETYIDEKGKKATRSYTVAKDEGPRADTSQEALARLKPVFAADGSVTAGNSSQMSDGAAFVLVMSENMMKELGLEPIARLVSYAAAGVEPRIMGIGPVKAVPKALAQAGMAVKDIQLFELNEAFASQSLAVVRELGIDPSIVNVNGGAIAMGHPLGCTGAKLSVQLFDEMKRRGDKYGIVTMCVGTGQGAAGVYEVF from the coding sequence ATGAAAACAGCCTATATAGTAAAAGCCTACCGCACCGCCGTTGGAAAAGCGCCTCGCGGGCTCTTCCGTTTCAAGCGGCCCGATGAACTTGCGGCGGAAACCATACAGTACATGATGGAGACCGTGCCCCAGCTCGACAAAAGGCGTATCGACGACGTGATGGTCGGAAATGCGATGCCGGAAGCGGAGCAGGGACTGAACGTCGCCCGTTTGATTTCCCTGATGGGACTCAAGGTCGACGACGTACCGGGTGTGACGGTAAACCGCTATTGTGCCTCCGGACTTGAAACCATTGCCATGGCGACGGCGAAGATACAGTCGGGCATGGCAGAGTGTATTATTGCCGGTGGCGCGGAAAGTATGAGCTACATCCCGATGGGCGGCTACAAACCTACTCCGGATTACCAGGTGGCGAAAGACGGGCACGAAGACTACTACTGGGGTATGGGATTGACGGCGGAAGCTGTTGCCAAACAATACCAGGTGTCGCGTGACGACCAGGATGCCTTTGCCTTCCAATCGCACCAAAAAGCGTTGAAAGCGCAGGCAGAAGGCCGTTTCAATGCCCAGATCGTACCGATTACGGTGGAGGAAACCTATATAGACGAAAAAGGAAAGAAAGCCACCCGTTCGTATACCGTTGCGAAAGACGAAGGTCCGCGCGCCGATACGTCGCAGGAAGCACTCGCGCGATTGAAACCGGTGTTCGCCGCGGATGGCAGCGTTACCGCTGGAAACTCCTCGCAAATGAGCGACGGCGCTGCCTTTGTATTGGTGATGAGTGAAAACATGATGAAAGAACTCGGACTGGAGCCCATCGCCCGCTTGGTGAGCTATGCCGCGGCCGGTGTCGAGCCCCGTATCATGGGAATCGGCCCTGTGAAAGCGGTGCCAAAAGCCCTGGCGCAGGCCGGAATGGCCGTGAAGGACATCCAGCTTTTTGAATTGAACGAGGCGTTTGCTTCACAGTCGTTGGCCGTCGTGCGCGAGTTAGGCATTGACCCGTCTATCGTGAATGTCAACGGCGGTGCCATCGCAATGGGACACCCGCTGGGATGCACCGGGGCTAAGCTGTCGGTTCAACTTTTCGACGAAATGAAACGCCGCGGCGACAAATACGGCATCGTGACGATGTGCGTGGGCACCGGACAGGGTGCGGCGGGGGTGTATGAAGTTTTTTGA
- a CDS encoding 3-hydroxyacyl-CoA dehydrogenase/enoyl-CoA hydratase family protein — MKRTIKKVAVVGSGIMGSGIACHFANIGVDVLLLDIAPNALTEAESKKGLTLESKAVRNRIVNEHFQNALKSKPSPIYHTSFASRVKTGNTTDDIAKIADADWIIEVVVERLDIKKLVFEQIEKYRRPGTLVTSNTSGIPIRFMSEGRSEDFQKHFCGTHFFNPPRYLKLFEIIPGPMTSPDVLDFLTGYGEKFLGKTSVVAKDTPAFIGNRIGIYGIQSLFHLVKEMGLTVEEVDKLTGPVIGRPKSATFRTVDVVGLDTLVHVANGLYEGVPNDEAHDLFQLPDFIKTMMENKWLGSKTGQGFYKKVDKDILALDLDTLEYRPQKKASFATLELTKTIEKPIDRFKVLVGGTDKAGEFYRRNFAGMFAYVSNRIPEITDDLYKIDDAMKAGFGWENGPFEIWDAIGVQKGIELIKAANLSYATWVDDMIASGNTSFYTIKDGATYAYDLASKSQKKLPGQDAFIILNNIRESKKVWANPGAVITDLGDGILNLEFRSKMNTIGGEVLQGINKAIDLAEKEYAGLVIGNQGANFSVGANIGMIFMMAVEQDYDELNMAIKLFQDTMMRVRYSSIPVVVAPHGMTLGGGCEMSMHADKVVAAAETYIGLVEFGVGVIPGGGGSKEMTLRASDTFRKNDVELNVLQEYFLAIAMAKVSTSAYEAFDTGVLQKGKDVIVVNRDRQIAEAKKHALLLAEAGYTQPIRRTDVKVLGKQALGMFYVGTDSMVAGKYISEHDQKIANKLAYVMAGGDLSEATLVSEQYLLDIEREAFLSLCTERKTLERIQYMLTKGKPLRN, encoded by the coding sequence ATGAAGCGAACGATTAAAAAAGTAGCCGTTGTAGGTTCCGGCATCATGGGTTCCGGCATCGCCTGCCACTTCGCCAACATCGGCGTCGATGTATTGCTGCTTGACATTGCACCGAACGCGCTCACCGAGGCTGAGTCTAAAAAAGGACTGACACTGGAAAGCAAGGCCGTGCGCAACCGCATCGTGAACGAACATTTCCAGAACGCGCTGAAATCAAAGCCGTCACCCATTTACCATACGTCATTTGCCAGCCGTGTGAAGACGGGTAATACTACCGACGACATCGCCAAAATCGCCGACGCCGACTGGATCATCGAAGTGGTTGTAGAACGACTTGACATCAAGAAGTTGGTCTTCGAACAAATCGAGAAATACCGCCGTCCGGGTACGTTGGTGACGTCCAACACCTCGGGTATCCCGATCCGCTTCATGAGCGAAGGGCGGTCAGAGGACTTCCAAAAACACTTCTGCGGCACGCACTTCTTCAACCCGCCGCGCTACCTGAAACTCTTTGAGATCATTCCGGGCCCGATGACGTCGCCCGACGTATTGGACTTCCTGACGGGATATGGCGAGAAATTCCTCGGCAAAACCTCCGTCGTGGCAAAAGATACACCGGCGTTCATCGGAAACCGCATTGGTATCTATGGCATCCAAAGCCTCTTCCACCTCGTAAAAGAAATGGGATTGACGGTGGAGGAAGTCGATAAACTGACGGGGCCGGTGATTGGGCGTCCGAAATCGGCGACCTTCCGCACGGTAGACGTGGTCGGACTCGACACCCTGGTGCACGTTGCGAATGGGCTGTATGAAGGCGTACCGAATGACGAGGCACACGACCTGTTCCAACTTCCCGACTTCATCAAAACGATGATGGAAAACAAGTGGTTGGGCAGTAAGACAGGACAAGGTTTCTATAAAAAGGTCGACAAAGATATTTTGGCGTTGGACCTGGATACCCTTGAGTACCGTCCACAAAAGAAGGCTTCTTTTGCCACCCTTGAACTGACCAAAACCATTGAAAAACCAATCGACCGTTTCAAGGTGTTGGTCGGAGGTACTGATAAAGCGGGCGAATTCTACCGCCGCAATTTTGCTGGGATGTTTGCCTACGTTTCCAACCGTATTCCGGAAATCACCGACGATCTCTACAAAATCGACGATGCGATGAAGGCTGGTTTCGGATGGGAAAACGGTCCGTTTGAAATCTGGGATGCCATCGGCGTACAGAAAGGCATCGAACTGATCAAAGCCGCTAACCTGTCGTATGCGACCTGGGTGGATGACATGATCGCTTCCGGCAATACGTCCTTCTACACCATTAAAGACGGCGCGACCTATGCGTACGACCTGGCATCGAAGTCGCAGAAAAAACTGCCGGGCCAGGATGCGTTCATCATCCTTAACAACATCCGCGAAAGCAAAAAAGTATGGGCCAACCCCGGTGCGGTCATCACCGATCTGGGCGACGGCATCCTCAACCTCGAATTCCGCTCGAAGATGAACACCATTGGCGGCGAGGTGCTGCAAGGCATCAACAAAGCGATCGACTTGGCGGAGAAAGAATACGCCGGACTCGTGATCGGCAACCAGGGTGCGAACTTCTCGGTCGGCGCGAATATCGGTATGATCTTTATGATGGCGGTCGAGCAGGATTATGACGAACTGAACATGGCCATCAAGCTCTTCCAGGATACGATGATGCGGGTGCGCTACTCCTCTATCCCTGTGGTCGTGGCACCTCATGGTATGACATTGGGAGGCGGATGCGAAATGAGCATGCACGCCGATAAAGTGGTCGCGGCAGCGGAAACCTACATTGGACTCGTCGAGTTCGGCGTGGGGGTGATTCCGGGCGGCGGCGGATCGAAAGAAATGACGTTGCGCGCTTCGGATACCTTCCGTAAAAACGATGTCGAACTGAATGTACTGCAAGAGTACTTCCTTGCCATTGCCATGGCAAAAGTTTCGACCTCGGCCTACGAAGCCTTTGATACCGGTGTGTTACAGAAAGGCAAAGATGTGATCGTCGTCAACCGCGACCGCCAGATTGCCGAAGCGAAGAAACACGCATTGTTGTTGGCAGAAGCCGGTTATACACAACCAATCCGACGGACCGATGTGAAAGTACTAGGCAAACAGGCGCTGGGAATGTTCTATGTGGGCACCGATAGTATGGTGGCGGGTAAATACATCTCGGAACACGACCAGAAAATCGCGAATAAGCTCGCCTACGTGATGGCAGGTGGCGATTTGTCGGAAGCGACGCTGGTATCCGAACAATACCTGCTTGACATCGAGCGGGAAGCCTTCCTGTCACTGTGCACCGAGCGCAAGACGCTGGAGCGGATACAGTATATGTTGACGAAAGGAAAACCATTACGGAACTAA
- a CDS encoding MarR family winged helix-turn-helix transcriptional regulator: MREKTIDYVLRATWQAVARMYNEEATKYGASMALGFALLSIDKEDGTPSTYLAPRMGMEATSLTRTLKSMEEKGLIERRKNPDDGRGVLIHLTELGKEKRELSKSTVLKFNETIRQHVTEEQLKHFMDVANIINELIAEKQIFNEE, encoded by the coding sequence ATGAGAGAAAAAACGATCGACTACGTTCTTCGCGCCACATGGCAAGCGGTAGCCCGGATGTATAATGAAGAAGCAACGAAATACGGCGCTTCAATGGCACTCGGGTTCGCCCTGCTGAGTATCGATAAGGAAGACGGCACGCCCTCGACCTACCTGGCGCCCCGGATGGGAATGGAAGCCACCAGCCTGACCCGGACGCTGAAATCGATGGAAGAAAAAGGGCTGATCGAACGACGGAAAAACCCGGATGACGGACGTGGAGTGTTGATACACCTGACCGAACTGGGTAAAGAGAAGCGGGAGCTATCGAAATCGACGGTATTGAAGTTCAATGAAACGATACGGCAACATGTTACCGAAGAGCAACTGAAGCACTTCATGGACGTGGCGAACATCATCAACGAACTCATCGCCGAGAAGCAGATTTTTAACGAAGAGTAG